From the Priestia koreensis genome, one window contains:
- a CDS encoding exonuclease SbcCD subunit D, with protein MRLLHTADWHLGRTLEGRSRLLEQAQFLDELVEIVEREQIDAILMAGDAFDTVNPPAAAEQLFYEGISRLSNGGKRPIVVIAGNHDNPERLSAANPLAFTQGITLLGLPTLDVQSIHIPSTQEILKVAALPYPSESRLKEVLSEENDELALRNSYDQRIAGMFAKMSEQFSSDAVNMAMSHIHVAGGSASDSERPIEVGGAYTVAATSLPKEAQYVALGHLHRPQDVKRALTPSRYSGSPLAYSFSESGYTKSVTIIDAQPNQPVQLSEVYLSSGKPLVRWKAKNGLAEVHQWIDEGKDSQAFIDLEIHLTDMLSLEEIYRLRKLHEGFIHIRPVFEQTEETEERSSQKDLPIPELFRRFYERQTGGAQPGDELTKLFLSLVEDEETEEVEA; from the coding sequence ATGAGGCTTTTACATACAGCCGATTGGCATCTAGGTCGCACGTTAGAAGGAAGAAGCAGATTATTAGAACAAGCACAATTTTTGGATGAATTAGTGGAGATCGTCGAGCGTGAACAGATCGATGCCATTTTAATGGCAGGAGATGCATTCGATACAGTTAATCCTCCAGCAGCGGCAGAGCAGCTGTTTTACGAAGGGATTTCTCGTTTATCAAACGGTGGGAAACGTCCGATTGTCGTGATTGCGGGAAATCATGATAATCCAGAGCGTCTGTCAGCAGCGAATCCACTAGCCTTTACACAAGGAATTACGTTACTTGGACTACCAACTCTCGATGTTCAATCCATTCATATCCCGTCTACGCAAGAAATATTAAAAGTAGCGGCGCTTCCGTATCCGTCGGAATCACGATTAAAAGAAGTATTATCAGAGGAAAATGATGAGCTCGCGCTACGTAATTCGTATGATCAGCGCATTGCCGGTATGTTTGCAAAGATGAGCGAGCAGTTTTCAAGTGATGCTGTGAATATGGCAATGAGTCATATTCACGTAGCGGGAGGCAGTGCGAGCGATTCGGAGCGTCCAATTGAGGTTGGGGGTGCTTATACGGTTGCAGCAACTTCACTTCCTAAGGAAGCGCAGTACGTAGCACTTGGTCACCTTCATCGTCCGCAAGATGTTAAGCGAGCCTTAACTCCTTCGCGCTATTCAGGCTCGCCATTAGCGTACAGCTTTTCAGAATCAGGCTACACAAAATCGGTTACAATCATCGATGCACAGCCTAATCAGCCTGTTCAGCTATCAGAAGTGTATTTATCAAGTGGGAAGCCTCTTGTACGCTGGAAAGCGAAAAACGGGTTAGCGGAAGTTCATCAGTGGATTGATGAAGGGAAGGATTCTCAGGCTTTTATTGATCTCGAAATTCACTTAACGGACATGCTTTCTTTAGAGGAGATTTATCGTCTTCGAAAGCTTCATGAAGGATTTATTCATATTCGCCCAGTGTTTGAACAAACAGAAGAAACAGAGGAGCGCTCTTCGCAAAAGGATTTGCCAATTCCAGAGCTTTTCCGCCGATTTTATGAGCGCCAAACAGGAGGAGCACAGCCTGGTGATGAATTAACGAAGCTATTTTTATCATTAGTTGAGGACGAAGAGACAGAGGAGGTTGAAGCATGA
- a CDS encoding spore germination protein: MPALIGPVQIVSVGGGVVTFGDTFYVSPKSGSKTAAGSGSFNTGNFINTNTGISGTNTLDPDINDQNNVANA; encoded by the coding sequence ATGCCTGCATTAATTGGTCCCGTTCAAATCGTCAGCGTCGGTGGAGGCGTGGTAACGTTTGGCGATACGTTTTACGTTTCCCCTAAAAGCGGCTCAAAAACAGCTGCTGGCTCTGGTTCCTTCAACACCGGAAACTTTATTAATACAAATACAGGAATTTCGGGTACGAATACACTTGATCCTGATATCAATGATCAAAATAACGTGGCAAATGCCTAA
- a CDS encoding spore germination protein GerPE, whose translation MNILGPRRTSYVDIMNIKSVSSCSLLQVGDSQIINMFTKALADQREYPLFYGREGDFEDYSVFSEPIPQFLPGARVNMNVINDCSAIKVHSIKVLGTSFSSLIHVGSTCDIFGEARVKHIRELESSESKDNPNIKKDDDSSSSSKDQSKQKVTPGNTPVQTGASGNVSGTGNANASAP comes from the coding sequence ATGAATATTTTAGGACCAAGAAGAACGTCATATGTAGATATCATGAATATAAAATCTGTTAGTTCCTGCTCACTCTTACAAGTAGGAGATTCACAAATTATTAATATGTTTACGAAGGCTTTAGCAGATCAGCGTGAGTATCCCCTCTTTTATGGAAGAGAAGGTGACTTTGAAGATTACAGCGTGTTCTCAGAGCCTATTCCACAGTTCTTACCAGGAGCTCGGGTTAATATGAACGTCATTAACGACTGCTCGGCGATTAAAGTTCATAGCATTAAAGTGCTCGGTACCTCGTTCTCCTCCCTCATTCATGTCGGATCAACCTGCGACATTTTTGGAGAGGCGCGAGTAAAACATATTCGTGAGCTCGAAAGTTCGGAGTCTAAAGATAATCCCAACATTAAGAAAGACGACGATTCTAGTTCCTCTTCAAAAGATCAGTCAAAACAAAAAGTAACGCCAGGAAACACACCTGTCCAAACAGGAGCAAGCGGCAATGTCAGTGGAACAGGTAATGCAAATGCATCCGCTCCATGA
- a CDS encoding HNH endonuclease, whose protein sequence is MKHIGTCELCGREEVETTVHHLTPKEMGGTFEPTADLCIPCHKQIHALYTNEELAVRLNTIEDLQKDPKIWSFVKWIRKQPSSKVPRIKKSNERKRK, encoded by the coding sequence ATGAAGCACATTGGAACATGTGAGCTTTGTGGACGAGAAGAAGTCGAAACGACGGTACATCATCTTACTCCTAAGGAAATGGGAGGAACGTTTGAGCCGACTGCAGATTTGTGTATTCCGTGTCATAAGCAAATTCACGCACTGTACACGAACGAGGAGCTAGCAGTACGCTTAAACACCATTGAAGATTTACAGAAAGATCCTAAAATCTGGTCCTTTGTGAAATGGATTCGAAAACAACCCTCCTCAAAGGTTCCGAGAATAAAAAAATCAAATGAGCGAAAGCGGAAATAA
- a CDS encoding TetR/AcrR family transcriptional regulator: MKKGEKRKQELVEGMASYILLNGIQSASLRNLAKATGTSDRMLLHYFKDKEELLTVVLSSISQKLILMLDNTEIEKTSFSSVVTYLYRMMKEPEVSPYMKLWLELIAMASKKEDPFYSIAREICNSFYEFYRDVIQIENGLSKEQMTALALVVVEGIALLEAMDCDHLILEAIEGTKNIK; encoded by the coding sequence ATGAAAAAAGGAGAAAAACGAAAACAAGAATTAGTGGAGGGCATGGCTTCTTACATCTTATTAAATGGTATTCAATCAGCAAGCTTGCGTAACCTTGCAAAAGCAACCGGAACGAGCGATCGAATGCTCCTTCACTATTTTAAAGATAAGGAAGAATTATTAACGGTTGTCTTGTCTTCGATTTCACAAAAATTAATACTTATGTTGGACAATACAGAAATTGAGAAAACATCCTTTTCTAGTGTCGTTACATACCTTTATAGAATGATGAAAGAACCAGAAGTTAGTCCTTATATGAAATTATGGCTCGAATTAATTGCAATGGCTTCTAAAAAAGAAGATCCATTCTATTCGATCGCAAGAGAGATTTGTAATAGCTTTTATGAATTTTACAGAGATGTCATACAAATCGAAAATGGATTGAGTAAGGAGCAAATGACTGCGCTTGCCTTAGTCGTAGTAGAGGGTATTGCTCTTTTAGAAGCGATGGACTGTGATCATCTCATTTTAGAAGCAATTGAAGGAACGAAAAATATTAAGTAA
- the addA gene encoding helicase-exonuclease AddAB subunit AddA: MTNDLMTKPANSQWTDDQWKAIASSGQDILVAAAAGSGKTAVLVERIITKVISEQDALDVDRLLIVTFTNASAAEMRTRIGEALEKQLKSNPSSLHLRRQLSLLNRASISTLHSFCLDVIRKYYYAIDIDPGFRIADDAEAELIREEVLEELFEEEYSIKENSVFFDLIDRYTNDRSDADIQVIVRHLYEFSRSNPFPKQWLSQLINQYDVEEDTVIDSLPFIPFLLKEVSSQLKGIRALLEEGMNLTKLPEGPAPRAVNFEEDLAQIDRLRSASERSFTELHEEMQTLAFSRLKACKKGEYDAGLVEQAGDLRKKGKESLEKLQSELFARPVHAYMSDFSNMKPVVEKLVELVNSFAERYDAVKREKGLVDFSDLEHYCLLILREETEDGQLLPSAIGKKYRQQFKEVLVDEYQDTNMVQESLISLVTKDNEHEGNLFMVGDVKQSIYRFRLAEPFLFLSKYKRFTHEGRQGGMKIDLNKNFRSRSQVLDATNFIFNQVMDEEVGEISYDDDAALKLGASYPSVEGMETELALITKDKKGVSDEESPDEGVFSEAELETSQLEARYMARRIKKMVQERFQIYDRKLDTTRSVTYRDFVILLRSMPWAPQIMEEFKEEGVPIYANLSTGYFDATEVSIMLSLLRVIDNPYQDIPLAAILRSPIVGLSEEDLATIRIANKKGLFYEAMQDFQRQADSAEQAELEEKVNLFYQQLQTWRTRARQDSLSSLIWQVYRDTGFYDFVGGLPGGKQRQANLRALHDRARQYEATSFRGLFRFLRFIERMQERGDDLGAARALGEQEDVVRLMTIHSSKGLEFPIVFVAGLSKQFNMMDLNKNYLLDKELGFGSKLINAKLRISYPTLLQQTIKRKMKNESMAEEMRVLYVALTRAKEKLILVGTVNDIEKSVTKWEAASASSKWVLPAHLRSGAKSYLDWVGPSLIRHPSIEHLAGERSSIVTTSPIYNDSSKWSIHLLHAQELEENLQAEQLQHEALLEAVEKGEKVDITSSFETEIHERMNWTYSHKEAANHYAKQSVSELKHQQLQDGTSDERFVRKFQGPVADRPSFMQEKTLTPAEKGTITHLVLQHIDLKADVSEESVRELVSSLITKEILTADQAEGVNIQNVVRFLESEIGSRLRQAPYVKRELPFRLGLKAEEIYPDWQGDTEETVLIQGVIDCLFRDEKGFVLVDFKTDNISERFNGDFNEAKPVLQERYQFQIDTYSKAIERILKQESIERCLYFLDGGYELYL, from the coding sequence TTGACTAATGATCTTATGACGAAACCAGCCAATAGTCAATGGACAGATGATCAGTGGAAAGCCATTGCGTCTTCAGGACAGGATATTCTTGTTGCGGCAGCGGCAGGTTCAGGGAAAACGGCAGTACTTGTTGAACGAATTATTACAAAAGTAATCTCTGAGCAAGATGCGTTAGATGTGGATCGACTTTTAATTGTTACGTTCACAAATGCCTCAGCTGCTGAAATGCGTACGCGTATTGGAGAAGCGCTTGAAAAGCAGTTAAAAAGCAATCCATCATCTCTACATTTACGTCGCCAGCTAAGTCTGCTAAACCGAGCGTCTATTTCAACTCTTCACTCGTTTTGCCTAGACGTGATTCGAAAATATTACTATGCCATCGACATTGATCCAGGCTTTCGTATTGCAGATGATGCAGAGGCGGAGCTGATTCGTGAAGAAGTACTAGAGGAACTTTTTGAGGAAGAGTACAGCATTAAGGAGAATAGCGTCTTTTTTGATCTTATTGACCGCTATACAAATGATCGAAGCGATGCGGATATTCAAGTGATTGTTCGTCATTTATATGAATTCTCGCGCTCCAACCCGTTTCCAAAACAGTGGCTGTCACAGCTTATCAATCAGTATGATGTTGAAGAAGATACGGTGATCGATTCGCTGCCATTCATTCCATTTTTATTAAAAGAAGTGTCTTCGCAATTAAAAGGGATTCGAGCACTTTTAGAAGAGGGAATGAATCTTACGAAGCTTCCTGAAGGGCCTGCGCCACGAGCGGTAAACTTTGAAGAGGACTTAGCTCAAATTGATCGCTTACGATCAGCAAGTGAACGATCGTTTACAGAGCTACATGAAGAAATGCAAACACTCGCTTTTTCTCGTCTAAAGGCGTGTAAAAAAGGAGAATATGACGCAGGGCTTGTTGAACAGGCGGGCGATTTACGTAAAAAAGGGAAGGAGTCTCTCGAAAAACTTCAAAGCGAATTGTTTGCGAGACCTGTCCATGCCTATATGAGCGACTTTTCTAATATGAAGCCTGTTGTGGAGAAACTGGTCGAGCTTGTAAATAGTTTTGCAGAACGCTACGATGCGGTCAAACGAGAAAAAGGCTTGGTGGATTTTTCTGATTTAGAGCACTACTGTTTGCTCATTTTACGGGAAGAAACCGAAGATGGTCAGCTACTTCCTTCTGCTATTGGAAAAAAATATCGCCAGCAGTTTAAAGAAGTGCTAGTAGATGAATACCAAGACACAAATATGGTACAAGAATCCCTCATTTCTCTTGTTACAAAAGATAACGAGCACGAAGGGAACTTATTCATGGTAGGGGACGTGAAGCAATCGATCTATCGTTTCCGCTTAGCAGAACCGTTTTTATTTCTCAGCAAATACAAACGATTCACCCATGAAGGTCGTCAAGGCGGAATGAAAATTGATTTAAATAAAAACTTCCGAAGCCGTTCGCAGGTCCTTGATGCGACAAACTTTATTTTTAATCAGGTGATGGACGAGGAAGTTGGGGAAATTTCTTATGATGATGATGCTGCGCTCAAGCTTGGAGCCTCTTATCCTTCTGTAGAAGGCATGGAGACAGAGCTTGCGCTTATTACGAAAGATAAAAAAGGCGTATCTGATGAAGAGTCACCTGATGAGGGTGTTTTCTCTGAAGCAGAGCTTGAAACATCTCAGCTTGAGGCTCGCTATATGGCACGTCGAATTAAAAAAATGGTTCAAGAGCGTTTTCAAATTTATGATCGCAAGCTTGATACAACAAGAAGCGTTACGTATCGAGATTTTGTTATTTTACTTCGCTCTATGCCATGGGCTCCGCAGATTATGGAAGAATTTAAGGAAGAAGGAGTTCCCATTTATGCGAACCTTTCAACCGGTTATTTTGATGCGACTGAAGTATCCATTATGCTGTCATTGCTTCGCGTAATCGATAATCCGTATCAAGATATTCCACTTGCCGCCATTCTTCGCTCACCAATTGTGGGGCTTTCAGAGGAAGATCTCGCGACCATTCGTATTGCGAATAAAAAAGGATTGTTTTATGAGGCGATGCAAGATTTCCAGCGCCAGGCCGATTCCGCTGAGCAGGCAGAGCTAGAAGAAAAGGTAAATCTTTTTTATCAGCAGCTTCAAACATGGCGTACACGCGCAAGACAGGATTCGCTGTCATCGCTCATCTGGCAAGTCTATCGTGACACAGGGTTTTATGATTTTGTAGGAGGTCTCCCAGGTGGAAAGCAGCGTCAAGCCAACCTGCGAGCGCTTCATGATCGTGCCAGACAATATGAAGCCACCTCGTTTAGAGGATTGTTCCGCTTTTTACGTTTTATTGAGCGAATGCAAGAGCGCGGTGACGATTTAGGTGCAGCAAGAGCGCTTGGTGAACAAGAAGACGTCGTACGATTGATGACGATTCATAGCAGTAAGGGGCTTGAGTTTCCCATCGTATTCGTAGCAGGTCTATCAAAGCAATTTAATATGATGGATTTAAATAAAAATTACTTGCTAGATAAAGAATTAGGTTTTGGATCGAAGCTGATTAATGCCAAGCTACGAATTAGCTATCCGACGCTTCTTCAACAAACCATTAAGCGTAAAATGAAAAATGAAAGCATGGCTGAAGAGATGCGTGTTCTATACGTTGCGCTAACGCGTGCGAAGGAAAAGCTTATTCTTGTTGGAACAGTCAATGATATTGAAAAATCAGTAACTAAATGGGAAGCAGCTAGTGCATCGTCAAAATGGGTACTGCCTGCACATCTCCGATCCGGAGCAAAGTCTTATTTAGATTGGGTAGGGCCATCGCTTATCCGCCATCCGAGCATCGAGCACTTGGCAGGTGAGCGTTCATCAATCGTGACAACATCACCGATATACAACGATTCATCAAAGTGGAGCATTCATCTACTTCATGCTCAGGAGCTAGAAGAAAATCTTCAGGCAGAGCAGCTTCAGCATGAAGCACTTTTAGAAGCTGTAGAAAAAGGAGAAAAGGTTGACATCACGTCTTCTTTTGAAACAGAAATACATGAGCGAATGAACTGGACCTATTCGCACAAAGAGGCAGCAAATCACTATGCGAAGCAATCTGTTTCTGAGCTTAAGCATCAGCAGCTACAGGATGGGACGAGCGATGAACGCTTTGTTCGAAAGTTTCAAGGTCCTGTAGCGGATCGTCCGTCGTTTATGCAAGAGAAGACGCTCACGCCGGCTGAAAAAGGGACGATTACTCATCTTGTCCTTCAGCATATTGACTTGAAGGCAGATGTATCAGAGGAATCGGTGCGTGAACTCGTCAGCTCGTTAATTACAAAGGAAATTCTAACAGCGGATCAAGCAGAAGGTGTAAATATCCAAAATGTCGTGCGTTTCCTCGAAAGTGAGATTGGCTCTCGACTACGTCAAGCTCCTTATGTGAAGCGTGAACTGCCATTTCGCTTAGGGTTAAAGGCAGAAGAAATTTATCCAGATTGGCAGGGCGACACAGAAGAGACCGTGTTAATTCAAGGTGTAATTGACTGCTTGTTCCGTGATGAAAAGGGCTTTGTGCTAGTAGACTTCAAAACAGACAATATTTCAGAGCGTTTCAACGGTGATTTCAACGAGGCCAAACCTGTCCTTCAAGAGCGTTATCAGTTCCAAATTGATACGTATTCGAAGGCGATTGAGCGCATTTTAAAACAAGAAAGCATTGAGCGATGCCTCTATTTCCTAGACGGTGGCTATGAGCTTTATTTATAA
- a CDS encoding DUF2834 domain-containing protein, with the protein MLKSQMEQTNRPVGSPISKKVIIAILVLFSPLTVVAVIQHGFLGIFKAAFTNYATIQVFVDLFIASLLILIWMWFDAKKENRAFWPWALLTLAAGSFGPLFYLLFRKR; encoded by the coding sequence ATGTTGAAGAGTCAAATGGAACAAACGAATCGTCCTGTAGGTAGTCCAATATCTAAAAAAGTCATTATCGCTATTCTAGTGCTGTTTTCACCATTGACCGTTGTAGCAGTAATTCAACATGGCTTTTTAGGTATATTCAAGGCAGCATTTACAAATTATGCTACAATTCAAGTGTTTGTAGATTTATTCATTGCTTCTTTATTAATCCTTATATGGATGTGGTTTGATGCTAAGAAAGAAAATCGCGCTTTCTGGCCATGGGCCTTGCTTACGTTAGCAGCTGGATCATTCGGTCCTCTCTTTTATTTGTTATTTCGCAAGAGGTAG
- a CDS encoding SbcC/MukB-like Walker B domain-containing protein translates to MKPISLSIAGLHSFREKQIIDFEDLCNGGVFGIFGTTGSGKSSILDAMTLALYGKVERASNNTQGILNHAENELKVSFTFELENAANKKRYKVERSFKRSDELRVKSATSRIVEVGEEQFVLADKTNEVNQHVQDLLGLTIDDFTRAVVLPQGKFAEFLSLKGAERRQMLQRLFNLEQYGDQLTKKLRAKVQAVTSDLDKITAEQAGLGEASKERLQEAKEELEGSQKLLAKRQGELAEVEKLYEKEKQLWQWHQEQVGLEGELRKLSDQEVEIERKQETLKHAEAADKLKPYLEDMERTQKQVDTSKQRIHELTVSLEQAKKQYEQAQAQYEKVREHKKEQEPLLLGKKEQLQQAKKLQQAIEEARSQVSELNEKRLKQDGDLAETKGVLEKARSLLVRGTEKQKVLKKELDEIVVPFEYRQQVQKAYSEKQRLSTIQSSISELEEELKQKDTSYMNLVSRQKSQEEQVRRSEEQGNDLFGSLQQTYEVVCERERECEALLQQGEEYVEKIKKQQQREQAKHLALTLAQSLSEGEACPVCGATHHPQLATETSGEEKGDQKEALEQILREFRPAAGEFSSLKLQLQHYAEQLVAEGFSEAQLEKADVAPIRGLNEEALLDYMTNMKAEIKSLQQDQLQIRDRVQRFLSDVRKLHQEKQGLHIQLEREAKDREVGKEKLKKRQEEHLTALEQFEKTYPHMEFAKVDELQKEISDRDKKEQELKEKLNISVRFLEEQQQKTERLTNQVALLEKDLAETTFSYKTKNEAVEEKNGELRSIIGSGDVDVLWAETSQKLAKLTEMEESSYQMLQQLQKVYQSIEKDAQAEQQLLQQSTDHLQTSSQSWEERLGNSYFASAEEVRAAFLSEDVMKGLSERIQAFLETIKTIRHDLDAVNKKLHEQEITEEKWLQTQQLREELHSSVNEAVKATGAAQKALEDIENRHERFKELEEKRLEYAHLSEQYQKLQSVFKGNSFVEYIAEEQLMNVTRDASKRLGMLTRQRYAIEIDSQGGFIMRDDANGGVKRPVSSLSGGETFLTSLALALSLSAQIQLRGEYPLQFFFLDEGFGTLDGELLDNVVTSLEKIQSQQLSIGVISHVQELRARLPKRLLVEAAEPSGRGTRVKIETL, encoded by the coding sequence ATGAAACCAATTTCGTTATCCATCGCGGGGCTTCATAGCTTCCGAGAAAAGCAGATTATTGATTTTGAAGATTTGTGTAACGGCGGCGTGTTCGGAATTTTTGGGACGACGGGGAGTGGGAAGTCATCGATTTTAGATGCGATGACCCTTGCGCTGTATGGGAAGGTAGAACGTGCTTCAAATAACACCCAAGGAATTTTAAATCACGCAGAAAATGAATTGAAGGTGTCGTTTACGTTTGAGCTTGAAAATGCGGCGAACAAAAAGCGATATAAAGTAGAACGAAGCTTTAAACGCTCCGATGAACTTCGCGTCAAATCTGCTACAAGTCGTATTGTTGAAGTCGGTGAGGAGCAGTTTGTATTAGCCGATAAAACAAACGAGGTTAATCAGCATGTACAGGATTTATTAGGACTTACGATCGATGATTTTACACGAGCAGTTGTGCTTCCACAAGGTAAATTTGCTGAGTTTCTTTCGCTAAAAGGAGCTGAGCGCCGCCAAATGCTACAGCGGTTATTTAACCTTGAACAGTATGGCGATCAGCTAACAAAGAAGCTAAGAGCAAAAGTTCAAGCCGTGACGAGCGATTTGGATAAGATCACGGCCGAACAAGCAGGTCTTGGTGAAGCTTCTAAGGAACGCTTACAGGAGGCGAAAGAAGAGCTTGAAGGAAGCCAAAAGCTTTTAGCCAAACGTCAGGGCGAGCTTGCTGAGGTGGAAAAGCTGTACGAGAAAGAAAAGCAGCTTTGGCAGTGGCACCAAGAGCAAGTTGGATTAGAGGGAGAGCTTCGGAAGCTTTCTGATCAAGAGGTTGAAATTGAACGGAAGCAGGAGACGTTAAAGCATGCAGAAGCCGCTGATAAGTTAAAGCCATATTTAGAAGACATGGAGCGAACTCAAAAACAGGTAGACACATCGAAACAGCGTATTCATGAGCTGACGGTGAGTTTAGAGCAGGCGAAAAAACAGTATGAACAGGCACAGGCACAGTATGAGAAAGTGCGTGAACATAAAAAAGAACAAGAGCCTCTCCTACTAGGGAAAAAAGAACAGCTTCAACAAGCGAAAAAGTTACAACAGGCGATTGAAGAGGCGAGGAGTCAAGTAAGCGAATTAAATGAGAAGCGTTTGAAACAGGATGGAGATTTAGCTGAAACGAAAGGTGTTCTTGAAAAGGCACGCTCTTTACTAGTAAGAGGTACGGAAAAACAGAAGGTTCTAAAAAAAGAACTAGATGAAATTGTTGTGCCATTTGAATATCGTCAGCAGGTGCAAAAGGCGTATAGTGAAAAGCAACGTTTATCCACGATTCAATCATCCATTTCTGAGCTAGAAGAAGAGTTGAAGCAAAAAGACACATCTTACATGAACTTAGTATCAAGACAGAAAAGCCAAGAAGAGCAAGTGAGAAGAAGTGAAGAGCAAGGAAACGATTTGTTTGGTTCGCTACAGCAAACTTATGAAGTCGTTTGTGAAAGGGAACGCGAATGTGAGGCACTTCTGCAGCAAGGAGAAGAATACGTTGAAAAGATAAAAAAGCAGCAACAGCGTGAGCAAGCAAAACATCTAGCACTGACGCTTGCACAAAGCTTAAGTGAAGGAGAAGCGTGTCCGGTGTGTGGTGCTACTCATCATCCGCAGCTTGCAACGGAAACATCAGGGGAAGAAAAGGGTGATCAAAAGGAAGCACTTGAACAAATTCTTCGCGAATTCAGACCGGCAGCAGGAGAATTTTCTTCCTTAAAGCTACAGCTTCAGCATTACGCAGAACAGCTTGTCGCGGAAGGTTTTTCGGAGGCACAATTAGAAAAAGCGGACGTCGCGCCCATTCGGGGCTTAAATGAAGAGGCCTTACTTGACTACATGACGAACATGAAAGCGGAAATTAAGTCACTACAGCAAGATCAGCTCCAGATACGAGATCGTGTCCAGCGCTTTTTAAGTGACGTTCGAAAGCTTCATCAGGAGAAGCAAGGACTGCATATTCAGCTTGAACGCGAGGCAAAGGACCGAGAAGTAGGAAAAGAGAAGCTCAAAAAGCGTCAGGAGGAGCATCTTACTGCTCTCGAACAATTTGAGAAGACCTATCCACATATGGAGTTCGCAAAGGTTGACGAACTGCAAAAAGAAATAAGCGATCGTGATAAAAAAGAGCAGGAGTTAAAAGAAAAGCTCAATATAAGCGTTCGTTTTTTGGAAGAACAGCAGCAAAAAACGGAGCGCCTTACAAACCAAGTTGCGCTTCTTGAAAAGGATCTTGCTGAAACGACATTTTCGTATAAAACAAAGAATGAAGCAGTAGAGGAGAAAAACGGTGAGCTGCGCTCCATTATTGGTTCAGGCGATGTAGACGTATTATGGGCAGAAACAAGCCAAAAGCTAGCGAAGCTTACCGAGATGGAGGAATCCTCTTATCAAATGCTTCAGCAACTTCAAAAAGTGTATCAATCCATTGAAAAAGATGCACAGGCTGAACAACAGCTTCTGCAACAATCAACCGATCATCTTCAAACATCTTCTCAAAGCTGGGAAGAGCGTTTAGGCAACTCTTATTTTGCTTCTGCCGAAGAAGTAAGGGCAGCCTTTTTATCAGAAGATGTGATGAAGGGGTTAAGTGAAAGAATTCAAGCGTTTTTGGAAACGATAAAAACAATTCGTCATGACCTTGATGCAGTGAACAAGAAGCTTCATGAGCAAGAGATCACAGAAGAGAAGTGGCTTCAAACGCAGCAATTAAGGGAAGAACTTCATAGTAGTGTTAATGAAGCGGTGAAGGCTACGGGAGCTGCACAAAAGGCGTTAGAAGATATCGAAAATCGTCATGAGCGATTTAAGGAATTAGAAGAGAAGCGCTTGGAATATGCTCACTTGTCAGAGCAATATCAAAAGCTTCAAAGCGTCTTCAAAGGAAATAGCTTTGTGGAGTATATTGCAGAGGAGCAGTTGATGAATGTCACACGTGATGCATCGAAGCGGTTAGGGATGTTAACACGTCAGCGCTATGCGATCGAAATTGATTCACAAGGTGGATTTATTATGCGAGACGATGCAAATGGCGGTGTTAAGCGACCGGTAAGCTCACTTTCAGGTGGCGAGACGTTCTTAACGTCGCTTGCACTAGCACTCTCACTTTCCGCACAAATTCAGCTTCGCGGCGAGTATCCGCTACAGTTCTTCTTCCTTGATGAAGGGTTTGGTACGCTGGATGGGGAGCTTCTTGATAATGTGGTTACATCTCTTGAAAAAATTCAGTCACAGCAATTATCCATTGGCGTCATTAGCCACGTACAGGAGCTAAGGGCTCGCCTGCCGAAGCGACTGCTTGTCGAAGCAGCAGAGCCGTCTGGACGAGGAACACGAGTGAAAATCGAAACCTTATAA